Within the Telopea speciosissima isolate NSW1024214 ecotype Mountain lineage chromosome 4, Tspe_v1, whole genome shotgun sequence genome, the region ATGTGGCCTATGTGGGTTACCACTTaccaccccccaccccaatgACACAAGGAGTAGTCCATGTGGCAAGACTAGCCACTTCAGTTGGAACGCATTCCTACTATGCTTCAGTCAGCTATATTTTTCCTAATAGGATTTTGATTGTTAGAAAAACTTTTCTTCACATCTAGGAATATTTTGGGTTTGACATCATTTATCTTCGCACAGATAAAGTTTATTGAAGGCCACAGGTATCCAGTCCATAGGCTCTCGCAGTTTTCATGCACCCAAAATTGCCAATCATTTCGAACATGTCCAATAAGAAGAGCAACCATTGCACATTTCAgtgaaccaaataaaaagatGGTGCATATGAATCGTTTCACAAAGAGGCTTTGGGCTTCTCTTCCTGAGCCAGTGAAAgagtttccttggaggaaagCAGAGGATCTGGTGCTGCAGCACTTGCTGATACTTGGAGAGAAAGCATTGAAGTGGTCTTTGATTACAGTGTTCATTTTTAGCTTCTTATCCGATGTAATATTTGCTGTCGTGAGAAATAGAGAATTGATGGTACCTCTCGGTCTTTTCATTGGCTGCACAATCGCTGACTTCCTGAAGGAGACTTCTCAGGAATTGTTTCAAGGCACCAAGGTATGCTACCTACTTGTTTGCTTACCATTTAGTAGTCTCTTTATGCCTTTTATTGATGCTTTCTTGGGTGTATTCTTCTGGCTATTCAGGAAGAAGGTTTGAGATGGCACCTTCTGGGCATTGGTTCTTTGTTTGTTCTTGTTAAGTTTGTCTCCGTGTATTTCACAGTACAAGGACATGTATTTCTTGCCCATGTTGGGAACGGCGGATTGATGCAGGTTCAATGGTTATGGAGAAAAGTACTGGAGGAAAGAGAATCTGTTAATGTGGAGCTGTCGCACCAAAATGCTTCTAAATCCATCAATGTAGAAGGTTGAAAGGCACATTTGGTTCTCTGCTTTCAAGAGGGATTTTTGACAATGCTGAAATTTTGTTCTTTAGcatttcttccttttggtaGTGTTGGcataatttaattaaatgatgGTCTCAAATCCCATGTCTGTTGTCTGAGCAGAGTAGATTAATTGGCAGTctgatgtttggagtgaaggCCTTCTTATTGTGGTGGTTGCAATGCTGTCTTGATCAAACTGAGTACATTTAGGATGAGGGGCATCAACTGAGAACATTGAGCTCTCCCAGCTAGTACTGCATGATATGTTACTGCATACTAGTCGGAGCCTGGAGAAGCTACCATAACTCTATAAGAGCTGGAATCATCTGTGGCTTGATTGGTATTCTGGGAAGACATTTAAAAAGACATGGACACAGTGTTTAAGCATGGTCCCAGTAAATCATGGACCATTTGGACAGCATGCCGAAGTACTTCAGGAAGTGTTCACTAGTTCAAAGAGTGGAAAGGAAGCTTGGGAGCTGGAAAAATCCCTTACTCTCCTAAGCAGGAAGATCCGTATTAATGAAGTCAGTCCTTAGCTCCATACCAACATATTGTATGTCCTGTTTTTTGCTCCCAACTAAAATATGTTTGAACTTGATTCGATCAAATCAGGATTTGCAAAGGGGTAGGGGAGTGTCAACATAGATGGAGCCCTGTGGGGTGACATTTACGAgtttggatcctctccccatgtgGTGACCTCCGCACAAGGTATCCACCATCCAGTGGGGTCTGACAGGAGTCGACTCTCCTCTGACAACGAGTCAGGGGGGTTTGATCCATTGAAATCAGGATTTGCAAAGGGGTAGGGGAGTGTCAACATAGATGGAGCCCTGTGGGGTGACATTTACGAgtttggatcctctccccatgtgGTGACCTCCCCACAAGGTATCCACCATCCAGTGGGGTCTGACAGGAGTCGACTCTCCTCTGACAACGAGTCAGGGGGGTTTGATCCCCAATGGATGGTGGATCCTCAAGTGGGGATGGTGGATCCTCAAGTGGGGAGGGTAACGCCTCTCCCCATGTGAGTAGGTGAACTAGACTCAGCATTTACTTTGTAGGTATAGATCATTGGGAGGTTTAGGATTTAGATTGTTATTCACTAGTAATAAAGCCCTAGTAGTCAAATTGGCATGGTTGCCTTTCACTTAACTTGATCAATTATGGGTTAAGTTAATTAAAGGGAAATACTTCTCAAATAAGAAATGGTTAATTCAAAATCaacaaaagtactaaaataTGTCGTCCTCAAGGAAATTATGGAATTTTGTGTGACATCTGAAATAAGTCGTCTCGTATAAGAAATGGTTTTGTTAGCTTTATGGAATGCTTCTGTGGTTGCATCAAGTACTAAAAGTAAACTATtgttgcttttgtatttttgtcTTGCGACTTTACTAAAAGGATCTTGGTTGCTGAGCCTTTAGGCTTAAGGTCGGAATGTTTCCTTTCGgctttcaccttccctttgtgATTTGGTTGACTCTCTTATCGCTAAACCTCGATAATATTGGAAATGCAAAGCCTTGTCTCAATTTTTGCTATTACTTTTTAGATATTTGGATAGCTTGTAATACTTAGATGTTTCGTAGGTTGAACCCTAATGCAATGCAAATAGTTCCATTGTTGATCTATAAATGAACTTATGACCTTAAGCTTCTTCCTTCAGGTGA harbors:
- the LOC122657489 gene encoding uncharacterized protein LOC122657489 — protein: MALSSCGTAGSSKIQIKFIEGHRYPVHRLSQFSCTQNCQSFRTCPIRRATIAHFSEPNKKMVHMNRFTKRLWASLPEPVKEFPWRKAEDLVLQHLLILGEKALKWSLITVFIFSFLSDVIFAVVRNRELMVPLGLFIGCTIADFLKETSQELFQGTKEEGLRWHLLGIGSLFVLVKFVSVYFTVQGHVFLAHVGNGGLMQVQWLWRKVLEERESVNVELSHQNASKSINVEG